From Rana temporaria chromosome 7, aRanTem1.1, whole genome shotgun sequence, the proteins below share one genomic window:
- the LMOD3 gene encoding leiomodin-3, translating to MTKSSHDSDLDEFFEDIDEDEILANLSPEELKELQNEMEVLAPGTDLPGGMTQKNQTDNASSGQSDLQSQDSIGDIDEDEILANLSPEELKELQKEMEVLAPDPRLPVGMIQKDQTEKPPTGQFDHRSLIDYLHWEKESTRMLEEERVPVTLLPSERKIAAAEKERKAEKERPERLDREEKQQKTEENKNEVLEKVCNKDNHVDGTKDVQEKVQTKQIQEAETQHECAKTALDSEGEKPTQQEEEEGTESVVEKANGSTLTAINDLVDNTVDNTENIKPAGISKLNIPKKLAIDSSFIKMTARPSGNQTDLDRTLQSIRKNDPNIKEVNLNNIENIPKEMLVDFVNALKKNKHVKTFSMTNVGADENIAFTLANMLRENRSIVTLNIESNFITGKGIVAIMRCLQFNEYLTELRFHNQRHMLGHHAEMEIGRLLKANNTLLKMGYHFEVPGPRMVVTNLLTRNQDKQRQKRKEDQKQQQEQDEEEIMSMLENGLELGIPPQLWAMINQASPAPNSRMPTIPEEPKIPIPPLRKSKQNKPQLSSENNVNAEPLPFKDVKLKKFQPKSVAQKLREETDKTSLRDMIQLKRAAPKSSTSQNSELSEKTNLRDVIKTLKPVPRNRPPPLVKLTPRDELLKDIRQSNVAYLKAVPLPKELETPLDELL from the exons ATGACAAAGTCCAGCCACGATTCAGACTTGGACGAGTTCTTTGAGGACATCGATGAAGATGAAATTTTGGCGAATCTTTCTCCGGAAGAGCTGAAGGAGCTTCAGAATGAGATGGAGGTTCTGGCGCCTGGTACAGATTTACCAGGGGGAATGACGCAAAAGAACCAAACGGATAATGCTTCATCAGGCCAGTCTGACCTCCAATCCCAGGACTCTATTGGAGACATCGACGAAGATGAAATTTTGGCCAATCTCTCTCCGGAGGAGCTGAAGGAGCTCCAGAAAGAGATGGAAGTGTTGGCTCCAGATCCACGTTTACCAGTGGGGATGATACAGAAGGACCAGACTGAGAAACCACCCACAGGACAATTCGACCACCGATCCCTCATTGATTACCTGCATTGGGAGAAGGAGTCAACGCGAATGTTAGAGGAGGAGAGAGTTCCTGTTACGCTGCTGCCCTCTGAG AGAAAAATTGCTGCagcagaaaaagagagaaaagcagAAAAAGAGAGACCAGAACGTCTGGACAGAGAggagaaacaacaaaaaacagaagAGAATAAAAATGAAGTATTGGAGAAGGTCTGTAACAAGGACAACCATGTTGATGGCACAAAAGATGTGCAAGAGAAGGTACAAACAAAGCAAATCCAAGAAGCAGAGACACAACATGAATGTGCGAAAACTGCACTGGATAGTGAGGGTGAAAAACCAACccaacaggaggaggaggaaggaacggAGTCTGTGGTTGAGAAGGCAAATGGTAGCACACTGACTGCTATCAATGATCTGGTGGACAACACAGTGGACAACACAGAAAACATAAAGCCAGCAGGGATTTCCAAATTGAACATCCCCAAGAAACTAGCTATAGACTCCAGCTTCATCAAGATGACTGCCAGGCCTTCTGGCAACCAAACTGACTTGGACAGAACATTGCAGAGCATCAGGAAAAATGATCCAAACATCAAAGAGGTCAACTTGAACAACATTGAGAATATTCCAAAGGAAATGCTGGTTGACTTTGTAAATGCTCTGAAAAAGAACAAGCATGTAAAAACCTTCAGTATGACCAATGTGGGAGCTGATGAGAACATTGCATTTACTTTGGCCAACATGTTACGTGAAAATAGAAGCATCGTCACCTTGAACATTGAGTCTAATTTTATCACAGGTAAAGGTATTGTGGCTATCATGAGGTGCCTTCAGTTTAACGAATACTTGACTGAATTGAGGTTCCACAATCAGAGACATATGTTGGGCCACCATGCTGAAATGGAAATCGGAAGGCTTCTAAAGGCTAATAACACTTTACTGAAAATGGGGTATCATTTTGAGGTGCCTGGTCCCCGAATGGTGGTTACCAATCTGCTGACCAGAAACCAAGACAAGCAAAGGCAGAAAAGGAAAGAAGACCAGAAACAGCAACAAGAACAAGATGAGGAGGAGATCATGTCTATGCTAGAGAATGGTCTGGAGTTGGGTATTCCTCCACAACTTTGGGCTATGATTAATCAAGCTTCACCAGCTCCTAACTCAAGGATGCCAACAATTCCTGAAGAGCCTAAGATTCCAATCCCACCGCTCCgaaaaagtaaacaaaacaaGCCACAGCTTAGCTCAGAAAACAATGTCAATGCTGAACCCCTACCTTTCAAGGATGTGAAACTAAAAAAATTTCAGCCAAAATCTGTTGCCCAAAAGTTGAGAGAAGAGACAGACAAAACCAGCCTGCGAGACATGATACAACTAAAGAGAGCAGCACCCAAGTCAAGTACGTCTCAAAATTCAGAGCTGTCAGAGAAAACCAATCTCAGGGATGTAATAAAAACTCTCAAGCCAGTGCCAAGAAACCGGCCACCACCTCTTGTCAAACTGACACCAAGGGATGAACTTTTGAAAGATATTCGCCAGAGTAACGTGGCTTATCTTAAAGCG